The genome window ACCCGTGCGACCGCCGCGCAGCCGTCGTCGGACCCCACGGGGACCGCGACGACCACACGTGCCGGTGCGCGGCTCCGCACGGCCGCGACCGCGGCACGCATCGTCGCACCCGTGGCCAGCCCGTCGTCGACCAGCAGGACGACACGTCCGCCCAGGCGCGGGGCGGGGCGCGCGCCGCGGTACGCGACCTCCCGGCGGTGCAGCTCGGCCAGCTCCCGGCGACGCACGCGGTCGAGGTCGTCGGGCGTGACGCGGGCGCGGGCCTGGACCCGGTCCTCGTGCACCAGCTCGACGGCGGGGCCGATGCCCGCGATCGCGCCCATGGCGACCTCGGGATGCCCCGGCACGCCCAGCTTGCGCACGACGAGCACGTCCAGCGGGGCGCGCAGCCCCGCCGCGACCGGCGCCGCGACGGGCACGCCGCCCCGCGGGAGCGCCAGCACGACGACGCGCGGGTCGTCCTCGTACGCCGTCAGATGGCGTACGAGGACGACCCCGGCCGCAGCCCGGTCGGCGAACGGGGCGACCCCGGTCGACACGCCCCGCGCTCCCCCGGTGCGCCCCCCGCGG of Cellulomonas dongxiuzhuiae contains these proteins:
- a CDS encoding phosphoribosyltransferase, whose amino-acid sequence is MSTGVAPFADRAAAGVVLVRHLTAYEDDPRVVVLALPRGGVPVAAPVAAGLRAPLDVLVVRKLGVPGHPEVAMGAIAGIGPAVELVHEDRVQARARVTPDDLDRVRRRELAELHRREVAYRGARPAPRLGGRVVLLVDDGLATGATMRAAVAAVRSRAPARVVVAVPVGSDDGCAAVARVADEVVCVRRPSPFRAVGQAYVDFDPPTDDAVRALLAGGGGGAGAPDRV